A stretch of the Sulfolobus acidocaldarius SUSAZ genome encodes the following:
- the glpK gene encoding glycerol kinase (Converts glycerol and ADP to glycerol-3-phosphate and ADP): MSKYILAVDEGTTSARALVFDKDLNVISMAQTELTQYFPRPGYVEQNPEEIFEKQVSVIKKAIEKAKIEISQVSAIGITNQRETTIMWDSKSGKPVYNALVWQDRRTSDITDWLKSNYLNLFKSKTGLIPDPYFSASKIKWVLDNVPGAREKAEKGEIKFGTVDTYLIWKLTNGKVHVTDYSNASRTMLFNIKNLKWDGDILEILEIPEAILPEVKSSSEVYGYAESVGNIPISGDAGDQQAALFGQLGFSKGDMKCTYGTGSFILMNSGEEIYDSKDLLTTIAWKIGKDVKYALEGSIFTTGAAVQWVRDGLGLVSSSDEIESLASSVLDNGGVYFVPAFSGLGSPYWDPYARGLMIGISRGTSRGHIARAVLESIAYQVRDVIEVIKRDIGKGLVNVLKVDGGVSKNNLLMQFQADILGIRIVRPKVIETTSMGASMLAGLAVDYWDSLKELKSKWAMDKEFIPSLQEDKRERLYKGWKEAVRRTIGWAKEVETME; the protein is encoded by the coding sequence GTGTCCAAATACATTTTAGCAGTGGACGAGGGGACTACAAGTGCAAGGGCTCTGGTTTTCGATAAAGACCTAAACGTCATAAGCATGGCACAGACTGAACTTACACAGTATTTCCCAAGACCAGGTTATGTGGAGCAAAATCCTGAGGAAATATTTGAAAAACAGGTAAGTGTGATAAAGAAAGCTATAGAGAAAGCCAAGATTGAGATTAGCCAGGTATCTGCTATTGGCATAACAAACCAGAGAGAGACCACCATAATGTGGGACAGTAAGAGTGGAAAACCGGTTTACAATGCTTTAGTATGGCAGGATAGGAGAACCTCAGATATAACAGATTGGTTAAAATCAAACTACCTTAACCTGTTTAAGAGCAAGACCGGTTTAATCCCTGACCCGTATTTTAGCGCTTCAAAGATTAAGTGGGTTCTTGATAACGTTCCAGGTGCAAGAGAAAAAGCAGAAAAGGGCGAAATAAAGTTTGGCACAGTGGACACATATCTAATTTGGAAACTCACTAATGGCAAAGTTCATGTTACAGACTACTCTAACGCATCTAGGACAATGCTGTTTAATATAAAAAATCTGAAATGGGATGGGGATATTCTGGAAATCCTAGAAATTCCTGAAGCAATACTGCCTGAAGTTAAGTCCTCCAGTGAAGTGTATGGATACGCTGAGTCTGTTGGAAACATACCGATCAGCGGAGATGCCGGAGATCAACAGGCTGCATTATTTGGTCAGCTGGGATTCAGTAAAGGAGATATGAAATGTACTTACGGCACAGGAAGTTTCATACTAATGAATTCTGGAGAGGAGATATATGATTCAAAAGATCTACTTACGACCATTGCGTGGAAAATCGGTAAAGACGTAAAGTATGCATTAGAAGGGAGCATATTTACAACCGGTGCTGCAGTTCAGTGGGTTAGAGATGGACTAGGTTTAGTAAGTAGTTCCGATGAAATCGAAAGTCTTGCGTCAAGTGTTTTAGATAACGGAGGAGTTTATTTTGTCCCTGCATTTTCTGGTTTAGGTTCTCCTTACTGGGATCCATATGCTAGGGGTCTGATGATAGGAATTTCAAGAGGGACAAGTAGGGGACATATAGCCAGGGCTGTCTTGGAATCAATCGCATATCAAGTTAGGGATGTGATAGAGGTAATTAAGAGAGACATTGGCAAAGGACTTGTGAATGTTCTGAAAGTAGATGGTGGAGTGTCGAAAAATAACTTGTTGATGCAATTTCAGGCTGATATATTGGGGATAAGGATCGTCAGACCTAAAGTGATAGAGACCACATCAATGGGTGCATCCATGCTTGCAGGTTTAGCGGTGGACTACTGGGATTCACTTAAGGAATTGAAGAGTAAATGGGCAATGGATAAGGAGTTCATTCCTTCGCTACAGGAAGATAAAAGGGAGAGATTGTATAAGGGGTGGAAGGAGGCTGTTAGGAGAACTATTGGTTGGGCGAAAGAAGTTGAAACTATGGAGTAG
- a CDS encoding FAD-dependent oxidoreductase, whose translation MKQNRSVIVIGGGATGLFTALDLSLRGINVTLVERGDIASGTSGKFHGLLHSGARYAVNDPESAKECKQENEVLSKIAPEFVRDTGGVFVGVTEDDVNYSQRFLSALNSLGITNKVMDVEELIRREPFINKKAKIAIWVPDKVVYGYDLLATVALTASLNGARILTYNEVRKVLREGNSVRGVEVKDNISGETKILKGDIIVNTAGPWAFRVIEMAGLGEIPLLPTAGIMVVMKEKLNSMVMNRLRPPSDGDIIVPYGDSSIIGTTATIIPDPNDFEISEEDIKMLIEEGAYMIPKLREVKPKRAYASVRPLIKNAEDGRGATRDFMIIDHEKVDGLDGLISVIGGKFTTSRLAGERVSDMVSEKLGIREKSKTATIKLTSELDEELLEKKRIPKVLVKMIRDRKGSLDEDRYSTAMYILLSLLAKGE comes from the coding sequence ATGAAGCAAAACAGGTCAGTCATAGTAATTGGGGGAGGCGCCACAGGGTTATTCACAGCTTTGGACCTAAGTTTGAGGGGAATAAACGTCACTTTAGTGGAAAGAGGAGACATTGCGTCAGGGACATCAGGAAAATTCCATGGTTTATTACACAGCGGAGCCAGATATGCGGTCAATGACCCTGAGTCTGCTAAGGAGTGTAAACAGGAAAACGAGGTCCTGTCTAAGATAGCACCTGAGTTTGTAAGAGATACTGGAGGAGTTTTCGTGGGTGTAACTGAAGATGATGTAAACTACTCACAGAGATTTTTATCAGCTCTTAACAGTCTTGGAATTACTAACAAAGTAATGGATGTCGAAGAGCTCATCAGAAGAGAACCCTTCATAAATAAAAAGGCAAAGATAGCCATCTGGGTTCCAGATAAGGTGGTCTATGGTTATGATTTACTGGCGACTGTGGCGCTAACAGCGTCTCTCAATGGCGCGAGAATTTTAACTTACAATGAAGTGAGGAAGGTCTTGAGAGAAGGTAACTCTGTCAGGGGAGTGGAGGTTAAGGATAACATTTCTGGTGAGACTAAAATCTTGAAAGGAGATATTATAGTAAACACGGCAGGACCTTGGGCTTTTAGAGTAATTGAAATGGCTGGATTAGGCGAAATTCCATTACTCCCCACAGCTGGAATAATGGTAGTCATGAAGGAAAAATTGAACAGTATGGTGATGAATAGGCTTAGACCCCCTTCAGACGGAGACATTATTGTCCCTTATGGAGATTCATCAATAATTGGAACCACAGCAACCATTATTCCTGATCCTAATGATTTTGAAATATCTGAGGAGGATATAAAGATGTTAATTGAGGAAGGGGCGTATATGATTCCCAAGTTAAGGGAGGTAAAACCTAAAAGGGCATATGCGTCTGTTAGACCTTTAATTAAAAATGCTGAGGATGGAAGAGGGGCAACAAGGGATTTCATGATCATTGACCATGAAAAAGTGGATGGCTTAGATGGTTTAATCTCCGTTATAGGAGGTAAGTTTACCACTTCTAGACTAGCCGGTGAGAGAGTAAGTGATATGGTGTCTGAAAAGCTAGGAATAAGGGAGAAAAGCAAGACAGCTACTATTAAACTCACATCTGAATTAGATGAGGAACTCTTGGAAAAGAAGAGAATACCTAAAGTATTGGTGAAGATGATACGTGACAGGAAGGGGTCTCTCGACGAGGATAGGTACTCCACAGCAATGTATATCCTTTTGTCATTACTGGCGAAGGGAGAATAA
- a CDS encoding carbon monoxide dehydrogenase — translation MEMSGKFLVEKPEEKVKELLTDPKMFSQCLPGIQNYEISGESIKAVFKIDVSEMRIPHITTLTASINATITTENNNQIHIKGSGRSAGVSIKMDIILDLGSEEGKTAVKWTASLDMGMLTKLLGESNIIQIAESNVKSIITCLSRV, via the coding sequence ATGGAAATGAGTGGAAAGTTTCTTGTAGAAAAACCTGAGGAAAAGGTAAAGGAGTTACTGACAGACCCAAAAATGTTCTCCCAATGCTTACCCGGAATTCAGAATTACGAGATATCTGGTGAATCAATTAAGGCTGTCTTCAAAATCGATGTAAGTGAGATGAGAATCCCACATATCACGACACTTACAGCATCCATTAATGCTACAATTACCACCGAGAATAACAACCAGATACACATAAAAGGTAGTGGTAGATCTGCAGGAGTTAGTATAAAGATGGATATAATTTTGGATTTAGGGTCTGAAGAGGGTAAAACTGCAGTAAAGTGGACAGCTAGCTTAGATATGGGTATGTTAACCAAGCTACTGGGCGAGTCCAATATAATACAGATTGCAGAGTCTAACGTGAAAAGTATAATCACTTGTCTTTCAAGAGTATAA
- a CDS encoding 3-hydroxybutyryl-CoA epimerase, giving the protein MSETRDKIQKEISAYVKNLDNVIKSTGLPVVNDQKTGNPIWVGVREITLRYQFPVKKVSKFFEGLKEGKLLATKCQKCGTIYFPPQDDCPKCRLSNLEWIEMPREGEVIAFTVVNVKPTSFSHYNDYVVGIVRINNGVNVLGWIKGNNVNVGSKVKLEVARRDPEGYLTYVFNVV; this is encoded by the coding sequence GTGAGCGAAACTAGAGATAAGATCCAAAAAGAAATTTCAGCGTATGTAAAGAATTTGGACAATGTGATTAAATCTACAGGTTTACCTGTTGTGAATGACCAGAAGACTGGTAATCCAATTTGGGTTGGAGTAAGGGAAATTACTTTACGCTATCAGTTTCCCGTGAAGAAGGTATCCAAGTTCTTTGAGGGATTAAAGGAAGGAAAATTGCTTGCCACAAAGTGTCAAAAGTGTGGTACCATATATTTCCCTCCGCAAGATGACTGTCCAAAATGCAGATTATCAAATCTCGAATGGATCGAGATGCCTAGGGAGGGCGAAGTTATAGCATTTACTGTGGTTAACGTTAAACCCACATCCTTTTCCCATTACAATGATTACGTTGTGGGAATTGTAAGGATTAATAATGGCGTAAATGTTTTGGGATGGATAAAGGGAAATAATGTGAATGTCGGGTCTAAGGTAAAACTGGAAGTAGCAAGAAGGGATCCTGAAGGATATTTAACATATGTCTTCAATGTAGTCTGA
- a CDS encoding acetyl-CoA acetyltransferase (catalyzes the synthesis of acetoacetyl coenzyme A from two molecules of acetyl coenzyme A; it can also act as a thiolase, catalyzing the reverse reaction and generating two-carbon units from the four-carbon product of fatty acid oxidation), with the protein MRNVAIVGTGHSKFGVRNDVSMQELAWEAVKQALEEANLEQKDIQYFVVGNVGMWSAEELPAVVVGEYCDLTPKGTMRVEAACATGSAAIRDAYQAIKAGEIDVALVVGVEQMSQSPNPQVIELIGRAGNYFWEFENFGLTFPGYYALYASAYMAKYGMKEEDLGSVAVKNHYYGARNPYAQFQKEITMEEYLKSRPVAQPLKLLDSSPITDGAAALILASEEVARKITDSPVWIVSQGVASGTANLSRRTDFTGIEASYVAAKEAYRRAKIDFNDAWRYFDVADVHDCFTIAEIMAYEDLGFAKRGEGHLMARNGETYIGGKIPVNVDGGLKAKGHPIGATGVSMAVSITRQLLYRAHKGTQADIRNGMGITHNVGGTGHYAYITIYSTRRPSS; encoded by the coding sequence ATGAGAAACGTGGCAATTGTTGGAACAGGACATTCAAAGTTTGGAGTAAGAAACGACGTAAGTATGCAAGAGTTAGCATGGGAAGCTGTAAAACAAGCCTTAGAGGAGGCTAATCTTGAACAGAAGGACATTCAATACTTTGTAGTAGGAAATGTTGGAATGTGGAGTGCAGAAGAACTACCAGCTGTAGTGGTCGGAGAATATTGTGATTTAACACCCAAGGGAACCATGAGGGTTGAAGCTGCATGTGCTACAGGGAGTGCTGCCATAAGGGATGCTTACCAAGCAATTAAAGCTGGAGAAATAGATGTTGCTCTGGTTGTAGGAGTAGAACAGATGAGCCAATCCCCTAACCCTCAAGTAATAGAACTTATAGGAAGGGCTGGGAACTACTTCTGGGAATTCGAAAACTTCGGCTTAACATTCCCAGGTTACTACGCATTATACGCAAGTGCTTACATGGCGAAGTATGGAATGAAGGAAGAGGATTTAGGTAGTGTCGCTGTGAAGAACCATTATTACGGTGCAAGGAATCCTTATGCTCAATTCCAGAAGGAAATAACAATGGAAGAGTACCTGAAGTCTAGACCTGTGGCACAGCCCTTAAAGCTACTGGACTCTTCACCAATTACTGATGGTGCGGCTGCACTTATATTAGCCTCTGAGGAAGTAGCCAGAAAGATAACAGACTCACCAGTATGGATAGTATCTCAGGGAGTAGCAAGTGGAACTGCTAATCTGAGCAGAAGGACTGATTTCACAGGTATAGAGGCATCCTATGTAGCAGCAAAAGAGGCTTATAGGAGGGCTAAGATCGATTTTAATGACGCTTGGAGGTATTTTGATGTTGCAGATGTTCATGACTGTTTCACAATTGCTGAAATAATGGCTTATGAGGACTTGGGTTTTGCAAAAAGGGGAGAAGGTCATTTGATGGCAAGAAATGGGGAGACATATATTGGGGGAAAGATACCAGTAAACGTTGACGGAGGATTAAAGGCTAAGGGACACCCAATAGGGGCAACAGGAGTAAGCATGGCAGTATCAATAACAAGACAACTACTATACAGGGCACACAAGGGAACACAGGCAGATATAAGAAACGGAATGGGAATAACACACAACGTAGGAGGAACAGGACACTACGCATACATAACAATATACTCAACCAGGAGGCCTTCAAGTTGA
- a CDS encoding long-chain fatty acid--CoA ligase has translation MSNEYYEYELTLDKILDTGIRTFPDKEIVYRDIRRYTFSSFSNSVKRLVTGLKKLGVKKGERIGVLDWDTDVYFHTYYGVPLSGAVLHTINLRYPLDLIVKTILHAEDKYLVVRDEFVPLIEKAKNIIPPGMKVITYSDNKEKVKSPISNTDFWELIESNEPTEEFDVKENDMSTIFYTSGTTGEPKGVWFTHRKLFMHAMSVALTGTRSPFNLSPEDVYMILVPMFHVHQWGFPFVTFLAGTKYVLPGRYDYGFILKLMEKEGVTYSAMVPTILHLLLTHPDAPKYSHVFKKWKVTIGGSALPEGLARKARELGITVTTGYGLSETCPVLSMGYYNNAAQKLDAEKKFLLQISTGVPIPLVQIRVVDPDTGKDKKPGEIGEIVVRSPWLTKEYYKNPEKTAQLWRGGWLHTGDLAYIDEYGYLHIVDRDKDAIKSGGEFIPSLLLEDAISLHPKVAQVAVVGVKDQKWGERPVAFIVAKEKVTEDELRQFMLGLADQGRIQKWWIPDKFILLDTLPLTSTNKIDKKVLREMAEKNK, from the coding sequence ATGAGCAATGAGTATTACGAATACGAATTAACATTAGATAAAATTTTAGATACAGGTATTAGAACATTTCCTGATAAAGAGATCGTATACAGGGATATAAGAAGATATACTTTTTCTTCATTCAGTAATTCTGTAAAAAGATTAGTTACTGGGTTGAAGAAACTAGGAGTGAAAAAGGGGGAGAGGATAGGGGTTCTAGACTGGGATACTGATGTATACTTCCACACTTACTACGGAGTGCCCTTAAGTGGAGCTGTTTTGCATACGATCAACTTAAGGTACCCATTGGATTTGATTGTAAAGACTATACTTCACGCAGAGGACAAATACTTAGTTGTCAGGGACGAATTTGTACCTCTAATTGAAAAGGCAAAGAATATTATTCCTCCTGGTATGAAGGTAATCACGTATAGTGACAACAAGGAGAAAGTTAAATCCCCAATCTCCAACACAGATTTCTGGGAACTTATTGAGAGCAATGAGCCTACTGAGGAGTTTGATGTTAAGGAGAATGACATGTCCACTATATTTTATACCTCAGGTACAACAGGAGAACCTAAAGGAGTGTGGTTTACTCACAGAAAGTTGTTCATGCATGCTATGAGTGTAGCTTTAACTGGCACAAGGTCGCCATTTAATCTCTCACCAGAAGACGTGTATATGATCCTAGTGCCTATGTTCCATGTTCATCAATGGGGATTCCCATTTGTCACGTTTTTAGCTGGTACAAAATATGTCTTACCAGGTAGATACGACTACGGATTCATACTGAAATTAATGGAAAAAGAAGGGGTAACTTACTCAGCGATGGTTCCCACGATCCTTCATTTGCTCTTAACTCATCCTGATGCACCTAAGTATTCTCACGTATTTAAGAAATGGAAAGTAACTATAGGTGGTTCCGCTTTACCTGAAGGTTTAGCAAGAAAGGCAAGGGAGTTAGGAATCACAGTGACTACTGGCTATGGTCTATCTGAGACTTGCCCAGTATTAAGCATGGGATACTATAACAATGCAGCACAGAAGTTGGACGCTGAAAAGAAATTCTTACTTCAAATATCCACAGGAGTCCCAATACCTCTAGTTCAAATTAGAGTCGTTGATCCTGATACAGGTAAGGACAAGAAGCCTGGAGAGATAGGTGAAATAGTTGTAAGATCCCCATGGCTCACAAAAGAGTATTATAAGAATCCTGAGAAGACCGCCCAATTATGGAGAGGTGGTTGGTTACACACAGGCGATTTAGCTTATATTGATGAATATGGTTACCTACATATAGTTGATAGAGATAAAGACGCCATAAAGAGTGGAGGCGAGTTCATACCCTCATTACTATTGGAAGACGCCATATCACTACATCCAAAGGTGGCGCAAGTTGCTGTGGTCGGTGTTAAGGATCAGAAGTGGGGTGAAAGACCAGTTGCTTTTATTGTTGCTAAGGAGAAAGTCACTGAAGACGAGTTAAGACAGTTTATGCTTGGCTTAGCAGATCAGGGAAGGATACAGAAGTGGTGGATACCAGATAAGTTCATACTTCTCGACACATTGCCCTTAACTTCAACTAACAAGATAGATAAGAAAGTACTAAGAGAAATGGCAGAGAAGAACAAGTGA
- a CDS encoding acyl-CoA dehydrogenase, translating to MVLPFKTLEAFNVEISEKHELFRRAVREFMERDVAPYVEKGEKEGQIPKEVLEKAKELGLYGVSVPEEYGGQGGDSLMTVIAQEEMARVWAALSTRVAVGGLFMTPILLFGSEEQRKKYVTPVAKGDKAAAFANTEPQAGSDVAGIQSTAKKVNGKYILNARKIFITNGGIADYYIVTARTSPPEPNARWKGISMFIVEREWKGVKVLNRIETMGLKASNTAELAFEDVEVPAENLVGEEGMGFKYAMSTFDASRVGVAGQALGVAQAALEKMTNYSVQRSAFGSPLLGFQMVQEKIAETLTEVNAARLLTYWAASLIDQRKVDEGIVAASMAKYFATEVAERAAIRAITVHGGYGVATSTGVERLLRDVEIMKIYEGANDIQKLVILKETARRLFGIKM from the coding sequence ATGGTTTTGCCTTTTAAAACATTGGAAGCATTCAATGTAGAAATATCAGAAAAACATGAACTTTTTAGAAGGGCAGTAAGGGAATTCATGGAAAGGGACGTAGCACCGTACGTAGAAAAAGGAGAAAAAGAGGGACAGATCCCTAAGGAAGTTTTAGAAAAAGCGAAAGAGTTAGGCTTATACGGTGTATCAGTCCCTGAAGAGTATGGAGGACAAGGCGGAGATTCACTGATGACAGTTATAGCACAAGAAGAGATGGCAAGAGTATGGGCTGCACTTTCGACAAGAGTGGCAGTAGGAGGTTTATTTATGACTCCAATATTGCTATTTGGTAGTGAGGAGCAGAGGAAGAAGTATGTTACACCTGTTGCCAAGGGAGATAAGGCTGCTGCGTTTGCAAATACTGAACCACAGGCAGGAAGTGATGTTGCAGGAATACAATCAACTGCCAAGAAAGTGAATGGAAAGTACATTCTAAACGCCAGGAAGATATTTATCACTAATGGTGGTATTGCTGATTATTATATTGTCACTGCAAGGACTTCACCACCAGAACCAAATGCAAGGTGGAAAGGAATATCAATGTTCATAGTGGAGAGGGAATGGAAAGGAGTAAAAGTATTAAACAGAATAGAGACAATGGGGCTAAAAGCCTCAAATACTGCTGAGCTGGCATTTGAGGATGTGGAAGTTCCTGCGGAGAACTTGGTGGGAGAGGAGGGTATGGGGTTCAAATACGCAATGTCTACATTTGATGCTTCTAGAGTTGGTGTTGCTGGACAAGCCCTAGGTGTTGCTCAAGCTGCATTAGAGAAAATGACCAACTACTCAGTGCAAAGGAGTGCTTTCGGCTCACCACTTCTAGGATTCCAGATGGTCCAGGAGAAAATAGCAGAAACACTAACAGAAGTAAACGCAGCAAGGCTATTAACCTACTGGGCTGCCTCACTCATAGACCAACGTAAGGTAGATGAAGGAATAGTCGCAGCATCAATGGCTAAATATTTTGCCACAGAGGTTGCTGAGAGGGCTGCCATAAGGGCTATAACTGTTCACGGCGGTTATGGTGTAGCCACTTCAACCGGTGTCGAGAGGTTGCTAAGAGATGTTGAAATAATGAAAATCTATGAAGGGGCAAACGATATACAAAAACTGGTTATATTAAAGGAAACTGCTAGAAGATTATTTGGCATAAAAATGTAA
- a CDS encoding alkyl hydroperoxide reductase — translation MPEVGEKAPEIELVDTDLKKWKIPTDFKGKVVVLAFYPGAFTSVCTREMCTFRDSLSKFNELNAVVLGISVDPPFSNKAFKEQNKINFPLLSDFNRVAVKAYGIAGELPVLKDYVISKRSVFIIDKDGVIRYKWVSDNPGIEPNYEEIKQVVAKLSGK, via the coding sequence ATGCCTGAAGTAGGAGAAAAAGCACCCGAGATTGAATTAGTGGATACAGACCTAAAGAAATGGAAAATACCGACAGACTTTAAGGGGAAGGTAGTCGTTTTGGCATTCTACCCTGGTGCATTTACCAGTGTTTGTACGAGAGAAATGTGTACTTTCAGAGACTCTCTATCCAAGTTTAATGAACTTAATGCAGTTGTATTAGGAATAAGCGTGGATCCTCCATTTTCAAACAAGGCATTTAAGGAGCAGAATAAGATAAACTTCCCATTACTTAGTGACTTTAACAGAGTAGCCGTAAAGGCATATGGTATAGCTGGAGAATTGCCTGTCCTGAAGGACTATGTGATATCAAAGAGGTCAGTATTCATTATCGATAAAGACGGAGTTATTAGATATAAGTGGGTATCAGACAATCCTGGTATAGAGCCCAACTACGAAGAGATAAAGCAAGTAGTGGCAAAGCTTTCTGGGAAATAA
- a CDS encoding fatty-acid-CoA ligase produces MIKGIPSTVNDEWQLNLHKIIQYAGKVHGEREIISDRRSLGGKIHNLDYGKILERISSFTNSIESELKINPGDIIGILGWNDHRYFESFFTIPSLGAVLLELNIRLHPADLLYILKLTKPKGLLVDDSLLPLAEALSKEYNFDYTIVMSDRPLEEIKTSVRNAFGYEELVKSGSPNRKFEEVDEKSSALAAFTTGTTGLPKGVFYSHRSIVLHALNASRRLKISDVLLPVVPFFHVHGWGTQFAGAITGCKQIFPGRPTVDSMVEHILNHKVTRTGGVPTVFFELLRRIENMNPKPDLKGLIVGIGGAAAPPALVSALAKYGIEVAGNGYGATETGPGVAGGIKPELEQLPPEERRIKAGQGYPTFGVEVKLVDPVSGEELPWDGKSVGEIWIRGPWIAKSYYNDPRSAESFNSDGWWKSKDLAVIDELSHIKIVDRLKDVVKSGGEWISSVDLENFLMAHPYVREASVVGVPHPKWGERPLAIVVLKSDYESLPKDEVKRELREHLLKRFAKWQLPDDIVFVDEIPKTSVGKFRKEELRNRYKDYYMKQ; encoded by the coding sequence AGGATTTCCAGTTTTACCAACTCAATAGAGAGTGAACTGAAAATAAATCCAGGTGATATTATAGGTATATTGGGTTGGAACGATCACAGGTATTTTGAGTCATTCTTCACTATCCCATCACTTGGAGCAGTGTTATTGGAATTAAACATTAGACTTCACCCTGCAGACCTATTATACATTTTAAAGTTAACCAAACCAAAAGGTCTTCTGGTTGACGATTCATTACTTCCATTGGCCGAGGCTCTATCTAAGGAGTATAATTTCGACTACACTATTGTCATGAGTGACAGACCTTTAGAGGAAATCAAGACAAGTGTAAGGAATGCGTTTGGTTATGAAGAATTAGTGAAGTCCGGCTCACCCAACAGAAAATTTGAAGAGGTAGATGAGAAGAGCTCAGCCTTAGCTGCATTTACTACTGGGACTACAGGTCTACCAAAGGGTGTATTTTACTCCCATAGGTCAATAGTTCTTCACGCATTAAATGCCTCAAGACGGTTAAAAATTTCAGATGTACTACTTCCAGTTGTCCCATTTTTCCATGTCCATGGTTGGGGTACTCAGTTTGCTGGTGCAATTACTGGTTGTAAGCAGATATTTCCTGGTAGACCAACTGTTGACTCCATGGTTGAGCACATTTTAAATCATAAAGTCACGAGAACAGGGGGAGTTCCAACTGTATTCTTTGAACTACTCCGAAGAATTGAGAACATGAATCCAAAGCCTGATTTAAAAGGGCTGATAGTTGGAATAGGAGGAGCAGCTGCACCGCCTGCTTTAGTTTCTGCACTTGCTAAGTACGGCATAGAGGTAGCTGGTAATGGTTATGGTGCGACAGAGACTGGACCAGGTGTTGCAGGAGGAATCAAACCTGAGTTAGAGCAATTACCTCCGGAAGAGAGACGTATAAAGGCGGGTCAAGGTTATCCAACATTTGGTGTTGAGGTTAAGTTAGTCGATCCTGTGTCAGGTGAAGAATTACCTTGGGATGGTAAGAGTGTAGGCGAAATCTGGATTAGAGGACCGTGGATCGCTAAGTCATACTATAATGATCCGAGGAGTGCAGAGTCTTTTAATAGTGATGGGTGGTGGAAAAGTAAAGATTTAGCTGTGATTGACGAGTTAAGTCACATTAAGATTGTTGATAGGTTAAAAGACGTGGTTAAAAGCGGTGGTGAGTGGATTAGTAGTGTAGATTTGGAAAACTTTTTGATGGCTCATCCTTATGTTAGGGAGGCTAGTGTTGTTGGTGTTCCTCATCCTAAGTGGGGTGAGAGACCTTTGGCTATTGTAGTGCTTAAGTCAGACTATGAGAGTTTGCCTAAGGACGAGGTTAAAAGAGAATTAAGAGAGCATCTTTTGAAGAGGTTTGCAAAGTGGCAGTTACCAGATGATATTGTCTTTGTTGATGAAATACCTAAAACCAGTGTTGGTAAGTTCAGAAAGGAGGAATTGAGAAACAGGTATAAGGACTATTACATGAAACAATGA